The following are encoded together in the bacterium genome:
- a CDS encoding T9SS type A sorting domain-containing protein: MNNRTVIILPFALALLLPIFTISAHAGGEVIYEGTFTASGLSWSDTGDGTVVPVLAGTRSLEDTDIPELVGRSLTLLVPLDIAVGDIEVVPLATHGVSAPAPLRVAGKAISSEGIAVGQSLHGDAESSVYPSAWGRYGGVQIFRGFKMATVTVYPLRATRTAAGDWGSLEFLDRFEVRLRPSLVPVALESVAVRQRKVPGERARLERILAATVDNPGTLSGYQREDGITVAGPAKGFAPSKTPSLSGSDVAYLIITSDGLASAFEPLAVSRTAQGLPAVVKTISWIEDNYRHGVDIQETIRMFIRDAYQRWGVEYVLLGGDTDIVPARFITSDFYPPGGSTDIPADLYFACLDGNWNADGDMIFGEPNQSVLNPGDDCDMSSDIGFGRAPVSNAAAATVFVNKVIAQESAQTGSGFGNRFMFAAEVLFRNQDGDITLDGANYAEGLVDSVIEPCTDMEYIRLYESYDERDEFDQLLYPGSVNETRRAVLDSLDTGRYGIFNQIGHGFFFDMSVGDLNITGGDADALTNENTFLMYALNCASAAFDYSCLMERFVQNPNGGSFASIGASRAAFPSTANDFQVEFFNQLMCEGEPRLGDLMTLSRLPWLDFASTNSFTRWTYMNYTLLGDPAQKMWTADPAAVVIAAPGSLVTGQQTVNVTVTSGGSPVVGARVTLARTGGVYVRDVTDGVGQVALPVTLTEGGDLTLTVNGTNIEQTSVTVTVSNPGAYIALESMTVIDDGTLGSSGNGNGVIEAGETVALAARFEDTGTGGATGLTATLTTTTPGLVLNVGVVAVPDVPSGGSVAASAPFLVAAHQLMWDGMNLDFTIEVDDGGSSWFSEWGATMMAPEVEPIALTWFDTFYGNSDGIVDDNERISIVLRLKNFGAGFADMITGYLRTNSPNVTLHDTVVTYTGLALMDTSNGAALFSMAVIDTSQAYDARIDFVDNMGRTFTHDFQIVDPDVPQGIDSGLTLGADVIELVWDPVAGDDARGYHVYRSDAEGGPYARANVDLLEGISYFRDSGLDLLTRYYYRVSAVNTSLIEGDQSDPFAKSTAPPETGDFPLPFGRETDSHCAVGDVTGDGRLEVVLTADEVYVWTEDGGELFDGDDNAQTRGPITNLTGRLTAMAVTLAELDGEPGAEIICSDRDLKLIYVFKSDGTLLPGWPQSTGAGWVWAPAAVGDIDGDGEPEIVCNNLNRVTLAWHADGTEVRDGDSNPATNGPLIDRTAELSWAGWNRSGPALFDLDHDGAKDIIFGTRYGWETTNSLRAYRWDGTQLPGFPIETGGGGSIMVSPTVADLDADGIWEIIFVSEDDQLHVVHENGSYYTGFPIYFRAQSDNGDRTCPSPAVGDFDDDGELEIVAVEVFGSLESYVHLIDTDYVGGTSGETMPGWPIMVPGNSNSNPVVGDINGDGMLDILFGIGGGNTESPNNLYAFKHDGTDVEGFPLSLGGPVNPTPVICDLDRDHDVDIVYGGWDLLIHVWDMPYAFDGTEAPWLTFRGNNLRDGVFRILSTTEVPDIPKPSRLTLQPNHPNPFNPSTEVKLYIPGDAGEVDLRVDVYDMAGRRVRSLHQGTVSPGWHSVTWEGRDDRGQPQASGVYFLRARTGGADATVKMSLVK, encoded by the coding sequence TTGAACAACCGCACAGTGATCATCCTGCCGTTCGCCCTGGCGCTGTTGCTGCCGATCTTCACGATCTCGGCGCATGCGGGGGGAGAGGTCATATACGAGGGCACTTTCACCGCAAGCGGCCTGAGCTGGTCCGACACCGGCGACGGCACCGTCGTGCCGGTCCTGGCGGGCACCCGCAGCCTGGAGGACACGGACATCCCCGAACTGGTGGGACGTTCCCTGACCTTGCTGGTCCCGCTGGACATCGCGGTCGGAGACATCGAGGTCGTTCCCCTCGCTACCCATGGCGTCTCCGCGCCGGCGCCCCTACGCGTCGCCGGCAAGGCGATCAGCAGCGAAGGCATAGCCGTCGGCCAGTCCCTGCACGGTGATGCCGAGTCCTCGGTCTATCCCTCCGCCTGGGGGCGCTACGGCGGAGTGCAGATCTTCCGTGGCTTCAAGATGGCGACTGTCACCGTCTATCCCCTGCGCGCCACGCGAACCGCCGCGGGCGACTGGGGCTCGCTGGAATTCCTCGATCGCTTCGAAGTGCGCTTGCGGCCTTCGCTAGTGCCCGTCGCACTCGAGAGCGTGGCAGTCCGCCAACGCAAGGTTCCCGGCGAGCGCGCCCGCCTGGAGCGGATCCTGGCCGCCACCGTGGACAATCCCGGCACGTTATCCGGCTATCAGCGCGAGGACGGCATCACCGTCGCCGGACCCGCAAAGGGCTTCGCTCCCAGCAAGACACCCAGCCTGAGCGGAAGCGACGTAGCGTACTTGATCATCACCAGCGACGGGCTCGCGAGCGCGTTCGAGCCCCTGGCGGTCTCCCGCACGGCACAGGGGTTGCCGGCCGTCGTCAAGACCATCAGCTGGATCGAGGACAACTACCGGCACGGAGTGGATATTCAGGAAACCATCCGCATGTTCATTCGCGACGCCTATCAGCGCTGGGGAGTGGAATATGTCCTGCTGGGAGGCGATACGGATATCGTGCCGGCTCGTTTCATCACCAGCGACTTCTACCCGCCCGGCGGCAGCACCGATATCCCCGCCGACCTGTACTTCGCCTGTCTGGACGGGAACTGGAACGCCGACGGCGACATGATCTTCGGGGAACCGAACCAGAGCGTGCTCAACCCCGGCGATGATTGCGACATGTCGAGCGATATCGGCTTCGGCCGGGCGCCGGTCAGCAATGCCGCCGCGGCAACCGTTTTCGTGAACAAGGTCATCGCCCAGGAGTCCGCCCAGACCGGCTCCGGCTTTGGCAACCGCTTCATGTTCGCGGCCGAGGTGTTGTTCCGCAACCAGGATGGGGACATCACCCTCGACGGCGCCAACTATGCCGAAGGCCTGGTCGACTCGGTGATCGAGCCGTGCACGGACATGGAGTACATCCGGCTCTACGAATCCTACGACGAGAGGGACGAGTTCGATCAGCTCCTGTATCCCGGATCGGTCAACGAGACCCGTCGGGCGGTGCTCGACAGCCTGGACACCGGCCGCTACGGCATCTTCAACCAGATCGGACACGGCTTCTTCTTCGACATGTCGGTGGGTGATCTGAACATCACCGGCGGCGACGCCGACGCCCTGACAAACGAGAACACGTTCCTCATGTATGCGTTGAACTGCGCATCCGCCGCCTTCGACTACTCGTGCCTCATGGAACGTTTCGTGCAGAACCCCAATGGCGGCTCCTTCGCCTCCATCGGCGCCAGCCGCGCCGCCTTTCCCTCCACGGCCAACGACTTCCAGGTCGAGTTCTTCAATCAGCTGATGTGTGAGGGAGAGCCGCGACTCGGCGACCTGATGACCTTGAGCCGACTGCCCTGGCTCGATTTCGCCTCCACCAACAGCTTCACGCGCTGGACCTACATGAACTACACCCTGCTGGGCGACCCCGCCCAGAAAATGTGGACCGCGGACCCGGCGGCGGTCGTCATCGCCGCGCCCGGCAGCCTCGTGACCGGCCAGCAGACGGTCAACGTGACCGTCACATCCGGCGGCTCACCCGTCGTCGGCGCGCGGGTCACCCTCGCCCGGACCGGCGGCGTCTACGTGCGCGACGTCACCGACGGCGTCGGACAGGTCGCCTTGCCCGTCACCCTGACCGAGGGCGGCGATCTCACCTTGACCGTGAACGGCACCAACATCGAGCAGACATCGGTGACGGTGACGGTCTCCAATCCCGGCGCCTATATCGCGCTGGAATCGATGACCGTCATCGATGACGGCACGCTCGGCTCGAGCGGCAACGGCAACGGGGTCATCGAGGCGGGAGAGACTGTGGCCCTCGCCGCGCGCTTCGAGGATACCGGCACGGGCGGAGCCACCGGCCTGACCGCGACCCTGACCACCACCACGCCCGGTCTGGTGCTCAACGTCGGCGTGGTCGCGGTGCCCGACGTGCCTTCCGGTGGATCCGTCGCCGCGAGCGCTCCGTTCCTGGTCGCGGCGCATCAGCTGATGTGGGACGGCATGAACCTGGACTTCACGATCGAGGTCGACGACGGCGGCTCGTCCTGGTTCAGCGAGTGGGGGGCGACCATGATGGCCCCGGAAGTCGAGCCCATCGCCCTGACCTGGTTCGACACCTTCTACGGCAACAGCGACGGCATCGTGGACGACAACGAGCGCATCTCCATCGTTCTGCGTCTCAAGAATTTCGGTGCGGGTTTCGCCGACATGATCACGGGATACCTGCGGACCAACAGCCCCAACGTCACGCTTCACGACACCGTGGTGACGTATACGGGACTCGCCCTGATGGACACGTCCAACGGCGCCGCCCTCTTCTCGATGGCGGTCATCGACACGTCCCAGGCCTACGACGCACGGATCGATTTCGTGGACAACATGGGGCGGACCTTCACCCACGACTTCCAGATCGTCGATCCGGACGTGCCGCAGGGCATCGATTCCGGCCTGACCCTGGGCGCCGACGTGATCGAGCTGGTCTGGGACCCGGTGGCTGGTGACGACGCACGCGGCTATCACGTGTATCGCAGTGATGCCGAAGGCGGCCCCTACGCGCGGGCCAACGTCGATCTCCTGGAGGGGATCTCCTACTTCCGCGACTCCGGGCTCGATCTGCTGACCCGCTACTACTACCGCGTCTCGGCCGTGAATACCTCGCTGATCGAGGGAGACCAATCAGATCCGTTCGCCAAGAGCACGGCACCCCCGGAGACGGGCGATTTTCCCCTGCCCTTCGGTCGCGAGACCGACAGCCACTGCGCTGTCGGCGACGTGACGGGCGACGGCCGTCTGGAAGTGGTGCTCACGGCCGACGAGGTGTACGTCTGGACCGAGGACGGCGGCGAGCTGTTCGACGGCGACGACAACGCCCAGACGCGCGGTCCCATCACCAACCTCACGGGCCGGTTGACCGCGATGGCCGTCACCCTGGCCGAGCTGGACGGCGAGCCCGGCGCGGAGATCATCTGCTCCGACCGCGACCTGAAGCTCATCTACGTCTTCAAGTCCGACGGCACCCTGCTGCCGGGGTGGCCCCAGTCGACAGGTGCGGGCTGGGTCTGGGCGCCGGCAGCCGTGGGCGACATCGACGGCGACGGCGAGCCGGAGATCGTCTGCAACAACCTGAATCGGGTCACACTGGCCTGGCACGCCGACGGCACCGAGGTTCGCGACGGCGACAGCAACCCCGCCACCAACGGGCCGCTCATCGATCGTACGGCCGAACTCTCGTGGGCCGGCTGGAACCGCTCCGGGCCCGCCCTCTTCGACCTGGACCACGACGGCGCCAAGGACATCATCTTCGGCACGCGCTACGGATGGGAGACCACCAACTCGCTGCGCGCCTACCGCTGGGACGGTACCCAGTTGCCCGGCTTCCCCATCGAGACCGGGGGCGGCGGCAGCATCATGGTCAGTCCCACGGTGGCCGACCTGGACGCGGACGGAATCTGGGAGATCATCTTCGTCTCGGAGGACGACCAGCTTCACGTCGTGCACGAGAACGGCTCGTACTATACCGGATTCCCGATCTACTTCCGGGCCCAGAGCGACAACGGCGACCGCACCTGCCCGAGTCCGGCGGTCGGCGATTTCGACGACGATGGCGAACTCGAGATCGTGGCGGTCGAGGTCTTCGGCAGCCTCGAGTCGTACGTGCACTTGATCGACACGGACTACGTCGGCGGCACGAGCGGCGAGACCATGCCCGGCTGGCCGATCATGGTGCCCGGCAACTCGAATTCGAACCCCGTGGTCGGCGACATCAACGGCGACGGCATGCTGGACATCCTGTTCGGCATCGGCGGCGGCAACACAGAGTCGCCCAACAACCTGTACGCCTTCAAGCACGACGGTACGGACGTGGAGGGCTTCCCGCTCTCGCTCGGCGGACCGGTCAATCCCACACCCGTGATCTGCGATCTCGACAGGGATCATGACGTAGACATCGTCTACGGCGGTTGGGATCTGTTGATCCACGTATGGGACATGCCCTATGCCTTCGACGGCACCGAGGCCCCCTGGCTGACCTTCCGCGGCAACAACCTGCGCGACGGCGTCTTCAGGATCCTGAGCACCACCGAGGTGCCGGACATCCCGAAGCCCTCGCGGTTGACTTTGCAGCCGAATCACCCCAACCCCTTCAACCCGAGCACGGAGGTCAAGCTCTACATCCCGGGCGACGCGGGCGAGGTGGATCTGCGGGTGGACGTCTACGACATGGCCGGCAGGCGCGTACGCAGCCTTCACCAGGGCACCGTCTCGCCGGGCTGGCACTCCGTCACCTGGGAGGGGCGCGACGACCGCGGGCAACCTCAGGCCAGCGGAGTCTACTTCCTGAGGGCGCGCACCGGAGGAGCCGACGCGACCGTCAAGATGTCGCTCGTGAAATAG